TTTATGCATCAATTAATTAAGCTTGCATTTATTATGCATTATggtgcattacatttttcatcatGTGTAATAGttaaaatttataattaaaccatataatatgtattataataatacggTTCGTGGTGCACAAAAAAGGGGGTTGAGGACCGCAGGACTGATATACATCCAATATTAAACAACAAATAcaagttaattattttatattaaacctaAAACAATGCCTTTGATGATGAAATAGCAACAACCACTACCCATTGTATCACTATTGCAATTAAGAGGAAAGACCACAGCACTTTATCAGCtacacaacaacaaaaccaGCCTAGCTATATGTTAGCCAGATAGCTATCTGGCAACCTGTGTACACAATGATCTGTACTGTACCGATCAAATAAAGACCATCGTAAATGCCTTTAAATTTTACAAAACAGCTCtaacatgattaaaaaacacAGCGCTATGACATGACACCATATTAAAGAAATGAAGTAAAGCGAGCTAACCGTCACGGGCCGGATTACTACCTGAAACCACGGCTATCTCTCCAGAAACCGCATACTAACATACTACATAGTGCGGTTATGGCAGCGCGCCCCCAACAGGTCCCGTACTATGTTGACGTACTACTTAGAATCGTAGTACATACATTTAGGAAGTACCTAACGGCGCAGACATGTGAAGACGGAAGTGGGCGGGGCCACGGGGCGGAAGCGATAAATGTATTTgaagaaatgtgttttataaaacaacaaaaaagcctAAGACTTCAATTCAATAAATTGCTACTTTCaacaacaatatttattatacataagtttgatatttcattttttttattctttattcttttttatttttccctcaGACAATTTACCGCATATTTTGCACAAGGGGGCAGTATAcgataatttaattatttgagCCAGGTGGAGTCACTTGCCACAGGTCCTGGAGTATTTAGACAGTGTTACAAGTCTGTAAACATTCCTCTGTAGATCTCTagaattaaaaacaaagcaattcACATGTGATTGAAGTGTAGACACtcagtttaatttattaaaaatgtgtcaGCTGTttacaaaatgcatttatttcacACTCACTCCACAGGCTTAAATATAacgactatatatatatagttattctTTATATAACTATAACAATGTGATACCTGGAAGGAAATCTTTTGCAAGTCAACTACATACTATGTTAGTTTAACTGTAGAAACTTAACATACATATAAGAATTGTTTGTAATACCTGGATGGAAATCTTTTTCAGACAACGAGTGCCTGAAGTCCATCGTTATCACCACATGCTGGTTTTCCTCACTTGAGATGCTTTGCTACAGCCACCTTTAGTTTTGTCCCCAGTCACTCAAAAGCATGTTCACTTCAGTTGAAGTTATGTGACTGGCTCGTCATTTAagaacatttcatttctttgctCTAAGAAGCTTTTGGGCTATTTTTACAGTATGTTTTGACTCATTGTCATACTTTCAAGTTTCTATTATCATGATTTGGGAGGAATCTCAACACAGGCACTGGAAAAAGACACAGTAGAAACTCAGCACAGACAGTATTCCCAAGGTCAGGTTCAAACCATATACCCTGGAGCTGTGAATTGGAAATGCTACCCACTGTTTTACCATAACACCCCTTTAGAGCAATCAGTTTCTAGCAAGTATTAGCATAACTAAAGGGCAAATTCATATTTACACTGATCGgccaaaagcaaataaaaaaacactgatagGAGATAAATGACATTGATTATCACATTGCAGTGTTGCAGTTGAAGCTGTTATGGGGTGGAATGTAGCAAGTGAACAGTGAGTTCTAAAATTCTCAAGGTTAAATTATGATGGCTACACGAGTGGTTTAGCGCGTCTTTAAAACAACAAGTTAAGTCTTGGCAGTCATGGATGTTACTTTGACACATACCACCCACATTGTTGTAGACCATGTTACAGGTCTTCATGGCGGCAGTATTCCCTAATGGCAGTGACCTCTTTCAGCAGTATACTTCATGCACAcaacaaatattttaagaaatagTTTGAAGAACCTGACTGGAAGTGGTCATGAGGTACCATGCATGTTTTTGCAGCCCCTACTCTTGGCTCACCATCATTTGTGGATAAATTGTATGATAATAAGGTTTTAATATTGAATATACAACctttttaaatgatattctGACATAAGAACAAATATTGGCCAATGCAAACCTATAGCACAAACAAATTCTTGGTGATCAGACACAAAACTGTGCACACAATAAGTAAGTCAGAAAAGATCACAATCAGTGGCAGGGGGAGGAGACTTATGCGTACACACTACATGTTAACGCTGTCATTGGCCTGGTGACGGAGATTTCAACTTAGCAAGTCTGCCCTTGAAACACAACAGGCACGTCTAAATGTGAGAGGGGATAAGGTCAGTGGATAtaacaatgaacacaattcataCTGTACACAATCATGTTAGAGCAAGTAAAGAGCACAGTGAAATCAGTCATTTTACCTCAGGCACAGAAAAGGCAGACTGGTAACAGGGGCAGGTGTCTTTGCTGTCATATAAATCCAGGGTCCTGAGTACAAGCTCAAGTTACTATCTGTGTGGATTTGGGAATATTCTCCCCTTGTGTCCTGAGGGTACTCTAATTTGATACACTGTCTATAAGCATGCAGTTGAATTGTCTTGCCTTATGCCCAGTGTTTCTAGGATTGGCTCTGAATGAATGATGACTGATCAGGATAAAGTAGTtagtgaagatgaatgaatgaaatagtTATCAGCCTCATCAGATTTACATGATGTCCATAATCatgtctataaaaaaaactagaaaatgCCCACCAGACTGATGCAATGTGACAGCatgcaaaatgtacaaatgtaccAAGATTAAAGCTTCGTAGAGGTTTTGATTGGAAAATGTATTGCAAATGAAATGTGCAGCAATATAACCACAATATGCTTTTTATATCATGTGGCCTCATAGGGGGATTATTTGAGCAcacctttctttattttgttctgtCAATATTGCAAGTTAAGGGATGTGGTTTCAGATGTGAGCCTAAACAACTCTTGAGTGTGACAAATGATCATCATAATAATACTGTGACCCAGAAAAACACACTAATGTTCAATATCTCGGTCCTATTTCACTTCCTCTTCAGGGTAGAATCAGAGCTGGCTGTAGAAGTCTAAGTTAGAAAAATAGTTACTATTgtatattaaagtaaaaaaaaaaaaaagctttttcagTACAACTTTGGCAGGAACAGGGCAGGGAGAGTGTTTCACACACAGTCCAGAACAAAGAAATGAGATCTGACACCAGTGTATGTTTTTAGTGAGGCTGATTCTTTCCATGGGGTCCGACAGAGCGGCCAGGGTTTAGCTCTCTCCTGGGCTTCTATACATTGTTGTCTCTGACCAGACTGGTTTCTGTGCTTGCTTTTCAATCTATTACAACACAGTAGTGTAATTTAAAACCACACAGCACAGATAACCTAGCTGTTTAATCCCACAAACTTAATCCTATTGCCTTCTGCTAGGTTTGTTTGACCCACCATATTGtggattacaaatataaaaagcacACTATATTGCtaatgtggacacctgacatttttaTGTATGAAAGTTGAACAGTACACATAGGCTTTAGGCATACATTGGCCATAATCAggcacaagagcattagtgaggtcaggaaTTGATTTTAGGTGAAAAGGCCTATGGTGCACTAACATTCCAGGTGATGTAAAAGGTGTTTATTGGGGTTGAGGTCATGGCTATGTGCAGGTTACCAAAGTTCCTCTGCTCCAAATTTGGCACACCCTCCCTTCGTGGACCCTGCTTTAAATCGTTGATAAGTTTGGTCATGCCTGATTCACCAGATCAGGCCTTCTTCCATTGCTCTctggtccagttctgatgcttaagtgtccataagtgtccaaGTCCCAACCACTTCATACCAGTAATACACAATAAGACCTGACAATTGGAAGATGCATCTAgcaatcacaatttggcccctTGTCTAAGTCACTTactcatttttttccattgagaACTAACTGTTCATTACTGCCTAATATATGCCACCCCTTGACAGATGCCATTGAAAtgtaataatgaaatttattgaCTTCACCTATCATTGGATTTACtgttatggctgatcggtgCAACTGGCATTTTTAAGATCTGAATATCATTTGccatagattttatttttgcatacaAGAAAAACATGTCTCTCATTAGgtaatttcatatttaaaaggaGGCATAAGACACACaacaacaattttaaatatatgtaaatatttttatttatttactttatcctcataacatctaagggagtttttccttgccacagtctccatggctttctcatcagggataaatacacatcgttcaccttgactgtttaattctgtaaagctgctttgagacaatgtctgttgggaaaagcgcaatagaaataaacttgacttgactactcTGTAGCTATCAGCCTGTACCACAGTTAACCAGAGTATCTCCAATATCCGTTGTTGTACTTCACATTTCAACTTATGTGTTGAGAAGTCCaaaaataatcttaataatGCAAATGTTAAAAATTACCTTTAGAAACAATTGCTAGTTGTAATTAATATGCCAAGTGTTTCATTTCCAAAGTACTGTTTATTGACACTCACTACTACACTGGAGCAGTAATGATTGTGAATGCTTCTGAAGGGAGGTTCACTTGCGCTCCTCAAACTGTTCCACCTCACTTGATTCATCCACCACTTTACCATTGACCATAGTCTGGGTGACCACCTTAACAATCTTGCGTGTCTTCACCTCAGGTACTTcttgaaaagaacaaaaaaagctgTTAGATTTGTAGTCTGGATTAAGAACACATTAAAGGTGaggtcatttaaaatgttttgcaatAATGCTTGACTTACTTTTAGGTGCTGGAGACTCTTTGACCCTAAAACACacatagaaaaaaacaacaaaaaaatgtcattcaTCTGCCAACATACCCTCCTGACATAACCTTAATTTGTCCTCAGTTTAATCTGATAATTTCTGTTATTCTGTACTTACACCTCCTCTCCTTCCAGCAGTCTCCTGTAGGTGGCGATCTCCAGCTCCAGGTTTTGTTTGACCCGCAGTAGCTGTTCATAGTCAGTTTTGGTGCGCTGCATGTCCAGGCGAAGTTGTGAGAGTTCATCCTCCAGCTGTGTCAGTGTTCCCTGCATGTTTTCCATCTCAAGggtgtatttattgtttgtctCTCCAAGGTTCCCCTCCAGAACACTAACCTGGAATTGGTTGCAAAGATATATccaattaatattaaatatggcGACTAGAGTTATATCACTTCCATAAAATGCAGATGCCTCGAGGtgtagctttacagaaatgtaaGGAAATGGCCAAGGAGAAATTCACTCGCAAACATGACTGTACTATGGGTCTTTATATAGGATAAGCTGTCCGAACCAGTAGCATTTCATTCTTTGTGAAGTAATACATCATGCACTGGTAAACACAGTTAATTACAGTTTGTGTACACATCAAGGCAAACAGCAGATGCAGTAGTCTCTTCCTTCCTGAGCAGATAAATGAAGTGTAGACATGGTATTGACATAATGTTACTGACTGAACAAAGAAAAACCCAAACAGTCTGATATTTTGTGAGTCAAAAGTTTTTAGAGCCTTGCTTTGCTTAACAATAGTTCTCTTTCTCCAGTACCTGTTTACGCAGGCtgtccagctccacctcaagCCCCTGCAGGAAGCGACGTCTTTCACTGAGCTCGTTTTGAGCACATCGTAGAGCTTCATTACTCTCCTTTACCTCCGACTGCACTGTGTCCAGCTGAAATACATACAAAACCATGACCATTTAACCTGTAAACATTAAGGAATAAATACCCAaattaatgtttattcatttagacTAACCTTTTTTAGGTACCACATTTCGGCATCCTCCTTGTTTTTGCGAGCGATGCCTTCATACTGGGCCCTCAGTTCAGCCATGACAGCTCCTAAATCTGGCCCCTGTGCTGCATCCACCTCTACATTCACCTGCTCGTTGGCCAAACGGGCCTTCAGTGTGTTCATGTCCTACACAGGGTATAGAAAGTCAGTAGATTTTTACTTGTGTATGATGCTGTGACTTTTACAGTCAACTCTAATTTTAAAACAGGACTGTACACAGGCAAAATGTATGAATATATGAGGAAAAATATCAGTGAACAAAACTAAAGAATTTGGAAACAAATAGCACTCAGTCAATATTATGGTAATGGGAGTGTTTTTTATCTTCACAAACAAACATTGCTGCAAGCTGCTTACCACTTAACATCTGTGAGAATGTAAACTGAGGAGCAGAAAATGTAGATACATCGAAAGATCTATATTGATAAGCTCTACCAAGtctcaaaaatattttcattaagGTTTAAGGATTTCAGCTTGCTCCTTGACAATGGTACATAGTATTAATTTCTTCTCAGATTGATTTCTAAATCTAAATCGCTTTTTTTAACCAGTAGCTTTTACTAAATTATTTCTGCCCGACAAACAGTTTTAGTTAAAATCTTGATAAATGGGAATTATAAGATAAGCTTTGTGTGAGATCCTTATACATGAAGCTGGGCTGAGAAAATGCCAAGGTTGTGCCAAACTTCATGGATTTCAGGAATAGACTTGagcaaaactaaaatataatgcacataatataatacaggtttattaaaaaaaataaaccgaTTTCATGATgcattgcttcagttctcaaGCATTGTCATGAAATAAGTCGGTTTACTTATAATCAGTCATTTACATAAAATCTGATTGTGAGTATAATACTTGTGACTTGGCTGgagttttgtattactttttattaataaaatattgtgtaatgaaattggttcattctttttgaataaccccGTAATGTATAATCTATTTAATTATGTGTTGCGTAAAATGCTGTCATTggatattgtgtgtttgtaatatGGATAAATTGTACAGCTGGGAAGGCACCACACCCACTTGTCTAAACACCCCCACCCCTTAGGTCCAGAGTTTTATCTcactgtggatgtgtgtgtgtgtgtgtgtgtgtgtgtgtgtgtgtgtgtgtgtgtgtgtgtgtgtgtgtgtgtgcgagtgggTGTTAGTGGCGGTGGGTGTGTATTTGTCACTCTTGCAGCAATGGTTACATTGGGTGTTTCCGTTTACTATACACATCAACAGCTGTCGCATGTATTACATATAAACCACTCGAATTGTCATAACAATGTCCAATCTAAGattaatgcaaatataaataaaagacttgtatttattttacactgtagATAAACATTGCGGACTTTATATGACTACCGCTCATTTTAATTTTCTACTGTAAGTAACCTGTCCATCATTTGGTAATATAATAACATTACCTCTTCATGGTTCTTCTTCAGGAAAAACAGCTCTTCTTTTAAACTGTCGAGGTCTCCTCTGAGGGTTGTGTTAATCTGGTCGTGCTCTTGTTTAGCCCTGCGAAGAGCAACACAGTCCCTCTCCACTGACTGACACAGAGCAACTTCTGTCTCCCATCTGTATGAATGGtaatacaaatgtacacatatTTTATGCATACATATGATGAGGgaatttttcaaatgttttttatttttttactgatatGCAGCACTCACTTAATCCGAAAGTCATCTGCAGCTAACTTGGCGTTGTCAATTTCCAGCATAATGCGAGCATTCTCTAGTGTCTTTTTCCTTACctaaataacaaacacacaacagaTGTTAATGTAAATCCATAATCTAAGCACTAATACATTTGTATTGAAAACATTGCATGAATGCTAGTATGTGAAATCCTGGTCAAACCTCCTGTCCGATAGCATGAGCTTGAGCGATCATGCCTTCTATGTCATGACCTTTGGGCATCCTCTCCAGCATGGTCTGCTTGATCTTCAGCTCCAGGTCAGTATTGGACTTCTCCAGTGACCGCACTTTGCTTAGATAACTGGCCAGTCGATCATTGAGACCCTGCATTGTCTCTTTCTCACTAGTGCCATTCAGAGAGAGGTTGCTTAGTTTGTTCAGGCCGTTGCCCACAGACATGGAACGGGAGAGTGAGAGGGTGCTCGCTGAAGAGAAACCAGGGGCTTTAGAGCGGCCCCGAATGCCTCCATCTCGCAAAGAAGAGCTAGAGAAAGATGGCTGGCGGGCTGCAGAGTATGTATGCGTTGTGATGCTAGAGGCCATGGTGGCAGTGATGAAGAACtgtaaaaatggtaaaaaaaaaaaaaaaaagcaaatatggcacAGTTTAggaactacacacacatacacacaatacacatacactaGAAACTGaggaaatagaaaaatattgaaTGAAGTAAA
This region of Silurus meridionalis isolate SWU-2019-XX chromosome 27, ASM1480568v1, whole genome shotgun sequence genomic DNA includes:
- the krt1-c5 gene encoding keratin, type 1, gene c5 isoform X2, translated to MASSITTHTYSAARQPSFSSSSLRDGGIRGRSKAPGFSSASTLSLSRSMSVGNGLNKLSNLSLNGTSEKETMQGLNDRLASYLSKVRSLEKSNTDLELKIKQTMLERMPKGHDIEGMIAQAHAIGQEVRKKTLENARIMLEIDNAKLAADDFRIKWETEVALCQSVERDCVALRRAKQEHDQINTTLRGDLDSLKEELFFLKKNHEEDMNTLKARLANEQVNVEVDAAQGPDLGAVMAELRAQYEGIARKNKEDAEMWYLKKLDTVQSEVKESNEALRCAQNELSERRRFLQGLEVELDSLRKQVSVLEGNLGETNNKYTLEMENMQGTLTQLEDELSQLRLDMQRTKTDYEQLLRVKQNLELEIATYRRLLEGEEVVKESPAPKIPEVKTRKIVKVVTQTMVNGKVVDESSEVEQFEERK
- the krt1-c5 gene encoding keratin, type 1, gene c5 isoform X1 — its product is MASSITTHTYSAARQPSFSSSSLRDGGIRGRSKAPGFSSASTLSLSRSMSVGNGLNKLSNLSLNGTSEKETMQGLNDRLASYLSKVRSLEKSNTDLELKIKQTMLERMPKGHDIEGMIAQAHAIGQEVRKKTLENARIMLEIDNAKLAADDFRIKWETEVALCQSVERDCVALRRAKQEHDQINTTLRGDLDSLKEELFFLKKNHEEDMNTLKARLANEQVNVEVDAAQGPDLGAVMAELRAQYEGIARKNKEDAEMWYLKKLDTVQSEVKESNEALRCAQNELSERRRFLQGLEVELDSLRKQVSVLEGNLGETNNKYTLEMENMQGTLTQLEDELSQLRLDMQRTKTDYEQLLRVKQNLELEIATYRRLLEGEEVVKESPAPKKVPEVKTRKIVKVVTQTMVNGKVVDESSEVEQFEERK